The Aethina tumida isolate Nest 87 chromosome 5, icAetTumi1.1, whole genome shotgun sequence genomic sequence AGGTGTgaacagttttgttaaaatgttattgcATTATTTCGgtgataataaaagaaatggtATTAATGAAGAGGACGAGGAAGGAAGTACTCCGTTGAGAATTGCTGTTCAACATGCCACAAATgactcagttaatttaattaaatgtttattggaATGTGGAGCAAATGTtcacatgaaaaataaacacGGACAAAACGTTTGGCATTGGttaggttttaataaaaatctggaAGGAATAGAAAATGTTGCAAACATCTTAATGTCTTGTTCAAGTGACAATGAACCAAATGGAATTGATGAAGAGGATGAAAAAGGATTCACACCATTGATGATTGCTCTTCAGGAAGCcagaaataatacaattaacttAATCAAATACCTTGTGGAACACGGAGCAAGTATCCATAAGAAGAATAAACTAGGACGAAATGTTTGGCACCTTTTAGGTTTTAATAAAGATCTAAACAACGAAGGAATAGAAAATATTGCAAACATCTTAATGTCTTGTTCAAGTGACAATGAACCAAATGGAATTGATGAAGAGGATGAAAAAGGATTCACACCATTGATGATTGCTCTTCAGGAAGCCAGAAATAACTCAACTAACTTAATCAAATACCTTGTGGAACACGGAGCAAGTATCCATAAGAAGAATAAACTAGGACGAGATGTTTGGCACTGTTTAGGTTTTAATAGAAATCTAAATAACGaagttaaaaaagatattgcgattttaatattttctttaggtGTTAATCAAGActgatttgattaaataagaCTGAGCACAAggtcaaaaaaatttattgggaGGAATGATTTACTTGATCTAAACAAacacaaatcaaatatttataagaggAACAAATTAAGgcgaattataattttaccgtTTTATAAtgacatttatttaagataattaaatgcacaattttatatgattgTATTGTaagactttatttaatatttatttaataaacctttgatttttcattttgatttttgtaaaaacacttaaatgtgtttttaaaacttaataaaatatttcgatttattaaaaaaaatattcagttaagataagataatattttagtaaaatataattacttaaaattaaattattccacataaaacaagtaaaaaattttaattttatttcatataatttttaaatttattgtttttaaaacttaataaactgttttaatttattaaaaaaaaaaaaaaaatcagttaataataactgccaaatcaataaaattttactgaatttaatttgaattagatTATTCTACGttaaacaagtaaaaattttaattttgacccataaattttttttattttattaattttttatgtttttaaaatctaaagtattttaatttatttgaaaattattcagttaatgATAACTATcaaatcattaatatattaccaaaatatgattattttgaattttgtaacCGGAATATTGAGTACTCTGGGTTGCCTACCCCCCAgttgatttattgaatttttatgtctCTAAAAGCTAtttcaagttatttaaaaattaacattcaacatcaatataacaaaataagtaacaattttaaattttaatccttagaaatttttaattttttgttgttttatgattttaaaagttgGTTTATTTCTCagtattaaaagaatatttaattaatgataactaTGGAGTCAtttatatttcacaaaaatataagcattattaaaaaaattgagtcattttttcattttttaatttattgattgtttatgtttttaaaaactaataaattgtttcaatttgttaatattttttgttaatgataGCCACCAaagcatttatattattttattagaaaagcaaacattgttttatttattaattttttataattctataaaataataaactgtttcaattaattttaaaattattatagttaatgTTAACTACCAAAATATTTGGTTTATACTAAaacatgattatttaaaattcaaaaatctgTGTTagataagtaaaaatttcaattttaatatccaacatttatttattattacatttttaaaaactaagaaatcatttcaatttatattaaaaacatttacttgTTGGTAACTAATTTGGATTTTActaatagaattaattaattattttcaggacggttttattaaatagttttgtttcagtttgaatatttacaaagaTTATCAATAGAATTATGTAGAAaactaacaatatttattttaattaaacaattttttctcacttgtaacatttatttaatgtattgaaaattaaataatactcaatttatagaaaacaacgatttaataaataatttattaaaaataaataaataaaaataaataattaagcaaGGCAAACTATTGAGGTGGTTTGTAGTCGGGCTGGAGACCAAGTGGCAGAGGCATGTCGAAGCTCCTTCCGTACGACGAATGTCCGTAGTGTCCTCCATGGTCCTCGTGGGCGGACGAGTGCGACGACGAGTGCGAGTACACCGGCTTCGAAACGATCTCGTATGTCGTCTGTTTGCCGCCGCCGCTGGTCAGCGACTTCAGTCCGATGATGGCCGACAGCATCAACGAAATCAGACCGGTCATCAGAGCCTTACCGGCCAAGGCGGCCAAGCCACCCAACGCCAGCGCCATCAGCGTGCCCTTCATCATGGCGCCGGCCGCCAAGAGCATGCCCAATCCGCCGCCTCCCTTCTTGCCGCCGCCCAAACCGCCGCCGCCCCCTTTCCTGGCGGTCTCGGCGCCGGACACCGTGTCCATCAGGTTCAGCTTGATGGAGTGCGTGTTCAGGTAGTTGGTCAGCTTCTTCGTCATGAACGCGTCCAATCGGGCTTCGGGGTCGTTGGGGAAGTCGCGGGCCAGGTCGGCCACCAGGTCGGCCGTGTTGGCACGGGCACTGCCGTTCTCGCGCACCACCGTCACACCGGGTACCACACTGATGTTGTCGTCCTCGTTCAGCTTGTCCACGTAGGAGACGACGTCCAGCTTCAGGCACGTTAGGGAGTAGCTGTTGGCGCAGTCCCTCGACAGGGACTTCTTGAAGTCGCCGCGGTCCTGTTTGACGGTCGTGTGGTCGTCGCACACGACCAACGTCGCCGCCGCCGCTGCCAGAACGATGTACTTGAACATTGCTAGTTGATGTGGATGCACCAAGACGACTGATACACTACGGACAATTCTTTTAGTTTATATACCCAGGCATCTAGATTAAAAAAAGGTGGTTTTTATTACCTAAATTAGCGTCCATCTATCGATGAATGGAGTTAGTGGAGCAAGAAGTAATTGTGAGCGTAAGTGACGGGCATAAATTCGTTAATTTCATTGAACATAAGGAGCAAGTGTATCTTGTACTATCTCTGATCTAGTTATTGCGtccattttatttctttttttgttttacaacaGTTATTCTCACTTTGATTCGGCGATTAACGCGGATTTTCCAGTGGTTCCCTCATCCGACTGGTTCCGTCAGTAATTGACGGAATGCCAGAATGGCGACAAGTTGCGGTGGAACAGTTTTAGtgggttttattttattcttgtaCCGCGCTTAATATTCACATTGCCTTAAAGCACGtaaggaattttataatagaatttttcatGAATATGTAATCAAGTGTTCGTCGTATGTTGTGAGTAAATTATACGTTTGGTTTCACTTTTAGTGGTATCCATGTGTTAAGGAATCGTTTTATGTTACGTGTTTACTgttgttttcttattttatttaacacacacatttattaaattattgctattattaactaatgatttatgaattcaacattttcctgcaatatcaaataataaaataaataatcttaagtATCTATGtacatgtaatattttaatttaattatcttcccacttcattaaattattttattaaattagatttttgaaaaatataaatcgactgtaaaattgtatttttaattgcaaatttcagtttaatttattaaaattttcactaaatttcattatttaaattaaaattaaattattattattttttaaggattaaaaatttttttaatcttcaatttattaatagtaattaatcattttttaatc encodes the following:
- the LOC109598893 gene encoding uncharacterized protein LOC109598893 translates to MFKYIVLAAAAATLVVCDDHTTVKQDRGDFKKSLSRDCANSYSLTCLKLDVVSYVDKLNEDDNISVVPGVTVVRENGSARANTADLVADLARDFPNDPEARLDAFMTKKLTNYLNTHSIKLNLMDTVSGAETARKGGGGGLGGGKKGGGGLGMLLAAGAMMKGTLMALALGGLAALAGKALMTGLISLMLSAIIGLKSLTSGGGKQTTYEIVSKPVYSHSSSHSSAHEDHGGHYGHSSYGRSFDMPLPLGLQPDYKPPQ